A window of the Primulina huaijiensis isolate GDHJ02 unplaced genomic scaffold, ASM1229523v2 scaffold24939, whole genome shotgun sequence genome harbors these coding sequences:
- the LOC140967357 gene encoding uncharacterized protein — protein sequence MAPGCKGRKGKEVVQESEAPNVRGLNETERGRRGRRPRGEARNVNVEHEVDQLTRGMGMRPPRFFGNEDGEKAVAWLKIVAGALVNYADAVEKAKNVEASLLLAEPQSVQPCFPQSFGDTGASHSYVSFVFVDEHEIATTPLIDIVSVSTPAGVCLMSHEIILNCVIRFDDNIMITNLIKLDMSDFDCILGMDTLSNYRATVDCFHGVVRFTPYYGSKWNFYGSDLQSRIPLVSAMEMFRILSSGNEGFMIYAVDATQGKRFEASDIPVVKEFPDVFPDEIPGFPPQRGIDFSIELVSGTNPISRAPYRLAPTELKELKEQLQDLLEKCYIRPRFSIIARPMTQLMQKDRRFVWSDECESSFKTLKEKLTTAPVLALSSGSGGYVVCSDASLNGLGCVLMQNGQLWRHYLYGERFGIHSDHKSLKYLFSQLDLNMRQPRWMELLKDFDCEIQYQPGRMNLVADALSRKVQNAMLTSLTISKVHEHLGISRWTYQISGDYFIVSFIQVEPQILSSIKAAQKTIPHMHRLKEMSRTGQATKFSVASDCSLRFNGRLVVPNLIYLKEAILREAHCSRHSIHLGIRKMYHTLRAHYWWEVLKCRNGTGSTLLWIL from the exons ATGGCACCTGGTTGTAAGGGCAGAAAAGGAAAGGAAGTTGTTCAGGAATCCGAAGCTCCTAATGTGAGAGGACTTAACGAGACTGAAAGGGGAAGACGAGGTCGTCGTCCTCGTGGTGAAGCACGAAATGTTAACGTTGAGCATGAAGTGGATCAGTTGACTAGAGGAATGGGTATGCGTCCTCCTCGATTCTTTGGGAATGAAGATGGTGAGAAAGCTGTAGCATGGTTAAAAA TAGTAGCTGGAGCGCTTGTTAATTATGCCGATGCTGTAGAGAAAGCCAAAAATGTGGAGGCAAGTCTACTTTTGGCAGAACCACAGTCAGTTCAACCATGTTTTCCTCAGAGTTTCGGAG AcacaggagcatctcattcataTGTATCTTTTGTATTtgttgatgagcatgagattgctactACTCCGTTGATAGATATTGTGTCAGTCTCTACTCCTGCCGGTGTGTGTTTGATGTCTCATGAGATAATTCTGAATTGTGTGATTAGATTCGatgataatattatgataactaATCTCATCAAGCTAGATATGTCTGACTTCGACtgtattttgggaatggatacTCTGTCAAATTAtcgagctaccgttgattgtttccatggagttgtcagattCACACCGTATTATGGCAGTAAATGGAATTTTTACGGTAGTGATTTGCAATCACGTATTCCGTTAGTGTCAGCAATGGAAATGTTTAGAATCTTGTCATCAGGAAATGAAGGATTCATGATCTATGCAGTTGATGCGACTCAGGGAAAAAGGTTTGAAGCTTCAGATATTCCTGTTGTCAAGGAATTCcctgatgtatttcccgatgagattcctggatttccACCCCAGAGGGGAATCGATTTTAGCATTGAGTTGGTGTCCGGGACAAATCCTATTTCGAGAGCACCATACCGTTTGGCTCCAACGgaattgaaagaactcaaagagCAATTACAGGACTTACTGGAAAAATGCTATATTAGACCAA GATTTTCTATTATAGCAAGGCCTATGACCCAATTAATGCAAAAAGATCGACGTtttgtgtggagtgatgaatgcgAGTCAAGTTTTAAGACTTTGAAGGAAAAGTTGACAACAGCTCCAGTGCTAGCTTTGTCATCAGGCTCAGGTGGATATGTTGTTTGTTCAGATGCATCTCTAAATGGACTTGGTTGTGTTTTAATGCAAAATGGGCAA TTATGGCGTCATTATTTGTACGGTGAGAGGTTTGGGATTCATTCGGATCACAAGAGTCTTAAATATCTTTTCTCACAGCTTgacttgaacatgagacagcctCGATGGATGGAGTTgcttaaagactttgattgtgagattcagtatcaaCCAGGTCGGATGAATCTTGTTGCAGATGCTCTCAGCAGGAAAGTTCAGAATGCTATGCTGACATCTTTGACTATCTCTAAAGTTCACGAGCACTTGGGGATTTCAAGATGGACTTATCAGATCAGTGGAGACTACTTTATAGTGTCATTTATTCAAGTTGAGCCACAGATTTTATCCAGTATCAAAGCAGCACAGAAGACCATTCCGCACATGCATAGATTGAAAGAAATGTCTCGAACAGGTCAGGCAACAAAGTTTAGTGTTGCCTCAGATTGTAGTCTGCGCTTTAATGGTAGACTTGTGGTTCCTAATTTGATATATCTGAAAGAAGCTATACTACGggaagcacattgtagtcgacatAGTATTCATCTAGGAATTCGAAAGATGTATCATACCTTGAGAGCTCATTATTGGTgggaag TCTTGAAGTGCCGCAATGGAACTGGGAGcacattgctatggattttgtga